The Acipenser ruthenus chromosome 25, fAciRut3.2 maternal haplotype, whole genome shotgun sequence genome has a window encoding:
- the LOC117411730 gene encoding interleukin-1 receptor-associated kinase-like 2 isoform X2 produces MAHFKNKEIFPLSDLSNHVIEEFCKLMDCLQDRDWRKFASCIVCDQTELRIIQSVEKTGRSRTRELLWWWGVRTGSVQQLLEILYQLELYRPAKLLTADGVRRSPVSGFSVYSGTKLPSQEKCVSSLPGPPPIPVHLMSATQSGHVTCGKRDQQEGALIQQETARECSGLNCWSFEDIKKATNNFSIDQIIGSGVFGDVYRGVEANNQYAFRKLHEASILC; encoded by the exons ATGGCacatttcaaaaataaagaaatattccCTCTTAGTGACCTCTCTAACCATGTAATTGAAGAGTTTTGCAAATTAATGGACTGCCTGCAAGACAGAGACTGGAGGAAGTTTG CGTCCTGCATCGTGTGTGACCAGACAGAGCTACGCATCATCCAGTCTGTAGAGAAGACTGGGAGGAGTCGGACCAGAGAGCTGCTGTGGTGGTGGGGCGTCAGGACTGGGTCTGTTCAGCAGCTCCTGGAGATCCTGTACCAGCTTGAGCTTTACAGACCAGCCAAGCTGCTAACGGCAG ATGGGGTCAGAAGAAGTCCCGTGTCAGGGTTCAGTGTGTACTCAGGCACAAAACTGCCAAGTCAAG AAAAATGTGTTTCCTCCTTACCTGGTCCACCCCCTATTCCTGTTCACCTCATGTCAGCAACGCAAAGTGGTCATGTGACTTGTGGGAAGAGAGACCAACAG GAAGGTGCTTTAATTCAACAAGAGACAGCCAGGGAGTGTTCTGGTCTAAACTGCTGGTCGTTTGAAGATATTAAGAAAGCCACCAACAACTTCAGTATTGATCAGATAATCGGTTCAGGAGTGTTTGGAGATGTTTACAGAGGGGTTGAAGCTAATAACCAATATGCCTTCAGGAAACTGCACGAGGCAAGTATACTGTGCTAA